The Amycolatopsis mongoliensis genome includes a window with the following:
- a CDS encoding AMP-binding protein — protein sequence MTWPRYDGPEDLAAIEAVPLEDRGLPESTYELLRQAGTRFADRPAVTLLPSGEAWEHPVTWTFGELLARVHRIANVLTELGVTRRDAVALLAPNSGDVFAATLAAQAVGIAAPVNPGLAPHQVRELLETSDARVVLAADPDLDVGRPVLSLAELAARADRADPVRLAAEPPRSTDFAGYFHTGGSTGTPKIAVHTHAGEVGMAWTLAASTGADDLVLLAALPLFHVNALLVTGLAPLFRGRHVVWAGPLGYRDPALYPAFWRIVERYRIGGMSAVPTVYAVLAHVPVDADISSLTFPIVGAAPLPAAVRRQWREHTGVDLVEGYGLTEGTCASARGFPGAPRPGTVGQRMPYQKIKAVRIDGDGWTDLPPGEPGVLVIRGPNVFPGYLRRTAEGAVPDPAGKVVDGWLDTGDLGSVDAEGFVRLTGRAKDLIIRGGHNIDPAVIEEAMLAHPAVSGAAAVGRPDRHAGEVPVVYVTLHAPTPEPELLEWAASRVPERAAVPKAVHVVPEIPLTVVGKQYKPALRQDALRRVAEDEAAALGLGDVRITVELDGGEPVVVVHATPPADLSSTLDSYAFRWRHTGRPRDA from the coding sequence ATGACCTGGCCCCGCTACGACGGCCCCGAGGACCTCGCGGCGATCGAGGCCGTCCCGCTCGAAGACCGCGGCCTGCCGGAAAGCACCTACGAGCTGCTCCGGCAGGCCGGGACGCGGTTCGCCGACCGTCCCGCCGTCACGCTGCTGCCCTCCGGGGAGGCCTGGGAGCACCCCGTGACCTGGACGTTCGGCGAGCTGCTCGCCCGCGTCCACCGGATCGCGAACGTCCTCACCGAACTCGGGGTCACCCGGCGGGACGCGGTCGCGCTCCTCGCCCCGAACAGCGGTGACGTCTTCGCGGCGACGCTGGCGGCGCAGGCCGTCGGCATCGCCGCGCCGGTCAACCCCGGCCTCGCCCCGCACCAGGTGCGGGAGCTGCTGGAGACGTCGGACGCCCGCGTGGTGCTCGCGGCGGACCCGGACCTCGACGTCGGCCGCCCGGTGCTTTCGCTCGCGGAGCTGGCCGCCCGGGCCGACCGGGCCGATCCGGTGCGGCTGGCCGCCGAGCCACCCCGGAGCACCGACTTCGCGGGCTACTTCCACACCGGCGGCTCGACCGGAACCCCGAAGATCGCCGTGCACACCCACGCGGGCGAGGTCGGCATGGCCTGGACGCTCGCCGCGTCCACCGGCGCCGACGACCTCGTGCTGCTCGCCGCGCTGCCGCTGTTCCACGTCAACGCGCTGCTGGTGACCGGGCTCGCCCCGCTGTTCAGGGGCCGGCACGTCGTCTGGGCGGGCCCGCTCGGCTACCGCGACCCGGCGCTGTACCCGGCGTTCTGGCGGATCGTCGAGCGGTACCGGATCGGTGGGATGTCCGCCGTGCCGACGGTCTACGCCGTGCTCGCGCACGTGCCGGTCGACGCGGACATCAGCAGCCTCACGTTCCCGATCGTCGGCGCGGCCCCGCTGCCCGCGGCGGTGCGGCGGCAGTGGCGCGAGCACACCGGCGTCGACCTGGTCGAGGGCTACGGCCTGACCGAGGGCACGTGCGCGTCCGCCCGCGGCTTCCCGGGCGCGCCGCGGCCCGGCACGGTCGGGCAGCGGATGCCCTACCAGAAGATCAAGGCGGTGCGGATCGACGGCGACGGCTGGACCGACCTGCCGCCCGGCGAGCCCGGCGTGCTGGTGATCCGCGGCCCGAACGTCTTCCCCGGCTACCTGCGCCGGACCGCCGAGGGGGCGGTCCCGGACCCGGCCGGCAAGGTCGTCGACGGCTGGCTCGACACGGGTGACCTGGGCAGCGTCGACGCCGAGGGGTTCGTCCGGCTGACCGGCCGGGCCAAGGACCTGATCATCCGCGGCGGCCACAACATCGACCCGGCGGTGATCGAGGAGGCGATGCTGGCGCACCCGGCGGTGTCCGGTGCGGCGGCGGTGGGCCGCCCGGACCGGCACGCCGGGGAGGTCCCGGTGGTGTACGTGACACTGCACGCCCCCACCCCCGAACCGGAGCTGCTGGAGTGGGCCGCGTCGCGGGTTCCCGAGCGTGCGGCCGTGCCGAAGGCGGTCCACGTGGTCCCGGAGATCCCGCTGACGGTGGTCGGCAAGCAGTACAAACCGGCGCTGCGCCAAGACGCGCTGCGCCGGGTGGCCGAGGACGAAGCCGCCGCGCTGGGACTCGGCGACGTGCGGATCACCGTCGAGCTGGACGGCGGCGAACCCGTGGTCGTCGTGCACGCGACGCCGCCGGCCGACCTGTCGTCCACTTTGGACAGCTACGCGTTCCGCTGGCGCCACACCGGGCGGCCACGCGATGCGTAG